A DNA window from Mycobacterium sp. IDR2000157661 contains the following coding sequences:
- the hflX gene encoding GTPase HflX has translation MTYPDPLRDTPSAGELALEDRTALRRVAGLSTELADVSEVEYRQLRLERVVLVGVWTEGSAADAEASLAELAALAETAGSEVFEGLIQRRDKPDASTYIGSGKAAELREIVLATGADTVICDGELSPAQLTALEKAVKVKVIDRTALILDIFAQHATSREGKAQVTLAQMEYMLPRLRGWGESMSRQAGGRAGGAGGGVGTRGPGETKIETDRRRIRERMAKLRRDIRDMKKIRDTQRGGRRRSEIPSIAIVGYTNAGKSSLLNALTGAGVLVENALFATLEPTTRRGEFSDGRPFVLTDTVGFVRHLPTQLVEAFRSTLEEVVDADLLVHVVDGSDANPLAQINAVREVVNDVIADRAGSRAPELLVVNKIDAAGGLTLAHLRGALPDAVFVSARTGDGLERLQQRMAELITPTDTAVDVTIPYDRGDLVNRVHADGRVDATEHTADGTRIKARVPLALAASLRDYATF, from the coding sequence ATGACGTATCCCGATCCCCTCCGCGATACCCCGAGTGCGGGTGAACTGGCGCTCGAAGACCGCACGGCGCTGCGCCGCGTGGCCGGTCTGTCGACCGAACTCGCCGACGTCTCCGAGGTCGAGTACCGCCAGCTGCGCCTGGAACGCGTTGTGCTGGTGGGTGTTTGGACCGAGGGCAGCGCGGCCGACGCCGAAGCCAGCTTGGCCGAACTCGCCGCCCTCGCCGAAACCGCGGGCTCGGAGGTGTTCGAGGGGCTCATCCAGCGGCGCGACAAGCCGGACGCGTCGACCTACATCGGCTCCGGCAAAGCCGCCGAACTGCGCGAGATCGTGCTCGCCACCGGCGCCGACACCGTGATCTGCGACGGCGAGCTCAGCCCGGCCCAGCTGACTGCGCTGGAGAAGGCGGTGAAGGTGAAGGTCATCGACCGCACCGCGCTGATCCTCGACATCTTCGCCCAGCATGCGACAAGTCGGGAGGGCAAGGCGCAAGTCACTCTCGCGCAGATGGAGTACATGCTCCCGCGGCTGCGCGGATGGGGCGAGTCGATGTCGCGGCAGGCCGGTGGACGTGCCGGTGGTGCAGGCGGGGGAGTGGGCACCCGCGGTCCCGGCGAGACGAAGATCGAGACCGACCGCCGCCGCATCCGCGAGCGCATGGCCAAGCTGCGCCGGGACATCAGGGACATGAAGAAGATCCGCGACACGCAGCGCGGCGGCAGGCGGCGCAGCGAGATCCCGTCGATCGCCATCGTCGGCTACACCAACGCGGGTAAGTCCAGTCTGCTCAACGCCTTGACCGGAGCCGGGGTCCTGGTGGAGAACGCATTGTTCGCCACCCTCGAACCGACAACGCGGCGAGGCGAATTCAGCGATGGACGGCCGTTCGTGCTGACCGACACCGTTGGGTTCGTGCGGCACCTGCCCACCCAGTTGGTGGAGGCGTTCCGTTCCACGTTGGAGGAGGTCGTCGACGCCGACCTGCTGGTGCACGTCGTCGACGGGTCCGATGCGAACCCACTGGCGCAGATCAACGCCGTTCGCGAAGTGGTCAACGACGTGATCGCCGACCGTGCGGGCAGCCGTGCCCCGGAGTTGCTGGTGGTCAACAAGATCGACGCTGCCGGCGGCCTGACGCTGGCGCACCTGCGCGGGGCGTTGCCCGACGCGGTGTTCGTCTCCGCGCGCACCGGTGACGGCCTGGAGCGGTTGCAGCAGCGGATGGCCGAGTTGATCACACCCACCGACACCGCGGTGGACGTGACGATCCCGTACGACCGCGGTGATCTGGTCAACCGCGTGCACGCCGACGGCCGGGTCGACGCGACCGAGCACACCGCCGACGGCACCCGGATCAAGGCCAGGGTGCCCCTCGCGCTGGCGGCCAGCCTGCGCGACTACGCGACCTTCTGA
- the dapF gene encoding diaminopimelate epimerase yields the protein MRFAKGHGTENDFVLLPDPDARLSLSPAAVSALCDRHRGLGADGVLRVITAEGAQRLGVFGRLPEGVSPGDWYMDYRNADGSIAQMCGNGLRVFAHYLRASGLESRDQFVVGSLAGPRPVTLHYWDATNAHVTVEMGKTNRVGIGEAIVGGRPFSGLAIDVGNPHLACVDPDMTDKELAALDVGAPVSFDRAQFPDGVNVEVLTAPIEDRVFMRVHERGVGETRSCGTGTVAAAVAALAFSGATTGTVTVCVPGGEVDVSVTEATSFLRGPSVLVAHGELAEEWWNAAQR from the coding sequence ATGAGGTTCGCCAAGGGTCACGGCACGGAGAACGACTTCGTGCTGCTGCCCGACCCGGACGCCCGGCTGAGTCTGTCGCCTGCCGCCGTGTCCGCGCTGTGCGACCGGCACCGGGGGCTGGGCGCCGACGGCGTGCTGCGGGTGATCACCGCCGAGGGCGCGCAGCGGCTGGGGGTGTTCGGGCGGCTGCCGGAGGGCGTGTCGCCCGGCGACTGGTACATGGACTACCGCAACGCCGACGGATCGATCGCCCAGATGTGCGGCAACGGCTTGCGGGTCTTCGCGCACTATCTGCGCGCCAGCGGGTTGGAGAGCCGCGACCAGTTCGTCGTCGGCTCGCTGGCCGGACCCCGGCCGGTCACGCTGCACTACTGGGACGCCACCAACGCGCACGTGACGGTCGAGATGGGCAAGACGAACCGGGTCGGCATCGGTGAGGCGATCGTTGGTGGGCGCCCGTTCTCGGGGCTGGCGATCGACGTCGGCAATCCGCACCTGGCCTGCGTCGACCCGGACATGACCGACAAAGAGCTCGCCGCGCTCGACGTCGGAGCACCGGTGTCGTTCGACCGCGCGCAGTTTCCCGACGGCGTGAACGTCGAGGTGCTCACGGCGCCGATCGAGGACCGCGTGTTCATGCGCGTGCACGAGCGCGGCGTCGGCGAGACCCGGTCGTGCGGCACGGGCACCGTGGCGGCGGCGGTCGCGGCGCTGGCCTTTTCCGGTGCCACGACCGGCACCGTCACCGTGTGCGTCCCGGGCGGTGAGGTCGACGTCTCCGTCACCGAAGCCACCAGCTTCCTGCGTGGTCCGTCAGTGCTGGTGGCACACGGAGAGCTCGCGGAGGAATGGTGGAATGCTGCGCAACGTTAA
- a CDS encoding glutamate ABC transporter substrate-binding protein, whose protein sequence is MSALCRRVIGAIALAVALPLAVTACGGDSGGGDSIVVGTKFDQPGLGLRNPDGTMSGFDVDVAKYVAKELGYSEDQIEWKEAPSAQRETLIQNDQVEFVAATYSITDSRKEKVSFAGPYLITGQSLLVREDNTDITGEASLQNNKKLCSVTGSTPAQRIKDKYPGVQLQQYDTYSACIEALRNGAIDAVTTDEVILAGYAAQTPGEFKLVGGTFSEERYGIGLKKGDTELQTKINDALVKMEQEGAWKEAWDKNLGPAGLPAPRPPKIDQT, encoded by the coding sequence ATGTCAGCTCTTTGCAGGCGCGTCATCGGAGCGATCGCGCTCGCCGTCGCGCTGCCGTTGGCGGTGACCGCATGCGGTGGTGACAGCGGTGGCGGCGACTCCATCGTCGTCGGTACCAAGTTCGATCAGCCCGGACTGGGTCTGCGAAACCCCGACGGCACGATGAGCGGGTTCGACGTCGACGTCGCGAAATACGTGGCCAAGGAACTGGGCTACAGCGAGGACCAGATCGAGTGGAAGGAGGCGCCGTCCGCGCAACGCGAGACCCTGATTCAGAACGACCAGGTCGAGTTCGTCGCCGCCACATACTCCATCACCGATTCCCGCAAGGAGAAGGTGTCGTTCGCGGGCCCGTACCTGATCACCGGTCAGAGCCTGCTGGTGCGCGAGGACAACACCGACATCACCGGTGAGGCGTCACTGCAGAACAACAAGAAGCTCTGCTCGGTGACGGGATCGACGCCGGCGCAGCGCATCAAGGACAAGTACCCGGGTGTGCAGCTGCAGCAGTACGACACCTATTCGGCGTGCATCGAGGCGTTGCGGAACGGCGCCATCGACGCGGTCACCACCGACGAGGTCATCCTGGCCGGCTATGCCGCCCAGACACCTGGTGAGTTCAAGCTCGTCGGCGGCACGTTCTCCGAGGAGCGCTACGGCATCGGCCTGAAGAAGGGCGACACCGAGCTGCAGACCAAGATCAACGACGCGCTCGTGAAGATGGAGCAGGAGGGCGCGTGGAAGGAGGCTTGGGACAAGAACCTCGGCCCGGCCGGCCTTCCGGCTCCCCGGCCACCGAAGATCGACCAGACCTAG
- a CDS encoding DUF349 domain-containing protein, whose translation MTTSEPGGQSPPPKPAPRPGPPRPVPRPGRPAPVVAALPSSDPHRFGRVDADGTVWLITGSGERVIGSWQAGDTEAAFAHFGRRFDDLHTEVVLMESRLESGTGDARKIKSAAQALADTLPDAHVLGDVDALAARLQVIINHADETAQAEKARREEHRAAQTARKEALAAEAEDLAANSTQWKAAGDRLREILDEWRTITGLDRRTDDALWKRYSAAREQFNRRRGSHFAELDRERVGARQAKEALCERAEALADSTDWGPTAAAFRELLNEWKAAGRAAKDVDDALWQRFKGAQDKFFSARNAVTAERDAEFRANAEAKERLLAEAEKIDTSDLDAARVALRAIGEKWDAIGKVPRERGAELERRLRVIERKIREAPTHGVDPEAQARADQFRVRAEQYERQAEKAAAAGRDKDAAEARANAAQWRQWADAAAQALGKGR comes from the coding sequence ATGACGACCAGCGAGCCGGGAGGGCAGTCTCCCCCGCCCAAACCCGCCCCGCGGCCAGGACCGCCGCGTCCCGTGCCCCGGCCCGGCCGGCCCGCTCCGGTCGTCGCCGCGTTACCGTCCAGCGATCCGCACCGGTTCGGGCGCGTCGACGCCGACGGCACCGTGTGGCTGATCACCGGTTCGGGTGAGCGGGTCATCGGCTCGTGGCAGGCCGGCGACACCGAGGCGGCGTTCGCCCACTTCGGCAGGCGCTTCGACGACCTGCACACCGAGGTGGTGCTGATGGAGAGCCGCCTGGAGTCCGGCACCGGCGACGCCCGCAAGATCAAGTCCGCGGCCCAGGCCCTTGCCGACACCTTGCCGGATGCGCACGTGCTCGGCGACGTCGACGCGCTGGCCGCGCGCCTGCAGGTGATCATCAACCACGCCGACGAGACCGCCCAGGCCGAGAAGGCCAGGCGCGAGGAACACCGGGCCGCGCAGACCGCGCGCAAGGAGGCGCTGGCCGCCGAGGCCGAGGACTTGGCGGCCAATTCCACGCAATGGAAGGCCGCAGGCGACCGGTTGCGCGAGATCCTCGACGAATGGCGCACCATCACCGGCCTGGACCGCAGGACCGACGACGCCCTGTGGAAGCGGTACTCGGCGGCGCGAGAGCAGTTCAACCGAAGGCGCGGTTCGCATTTCGCCGAGCTCGACCGGGAACGGGTGGGCGCCCGGCAGGCCAAGGAGGCGTTGTGTGAGCGCGCCGAGGCGCTGGCGGACTCGACGGATTGGGGACCGACGGCTGCGGCATTCCGCGAGTTGCTCAACGAATGGAAGGCCGCAGGCCGGGCGGCCAAGGACGTCGACGACGCGCTGTGGCAGCGCTTCAAGGGCGCCCAGGACAAGTTCTTCTCGGCCCGAAACGCCGTCACCGCCGAACGCGATGCCGAGTTCCGGGCCAACGCCGAGGCCAAAGAGAGGCTGCTGGCCGAGGCGGAGAAGATCGACACCTCCGACCTCGACGCGGCGCGCGTCGCCCTGCGGGCGATCGGCGAGAAGTGGGACGCCATCGGCAAAGTTCCCCGCGAGCGGGGCGCGGAGTTGGAGCGCCGACTGCGGGTGATCGAGAGGAAGATCCGCGAGGCTCCCACCCACGGTGTGGATCCCGAAGCCCAGGCCCGCGCCGACCAGTTCCGCGTGCGGGCGGAGCAGTACGAGCGCCAGGCCGAGAAGGCTGCGGCGGCCGGTCGGGACAAGGACGCCGCCGAGGCCAGGGCCAACGCCGCGCAATGGCGACAGTGGGCCGACGCGGCCGCCCAAGCACTGGGCAAGGGTCGCTAG
- a CDS encoding DMT family transporter: MARADLAALLALGAALFIAFGDVIHQRQAHEVTAEPVSHIALFTRLLRDRQWWIGSLVAAVGFVFQAAALGLGSVLLVQALLVTSLLFALPINARVSRRRVTRWEWVWAVLLAVSVAVIVTVGNPTAGQARASLETWTVVILVLGPALVLCVVGAKMLRGPASAVLLALVSGALWGVFAVLTKGVVDRLDDGLWALLRTPELYVWALVAVGGTAWQQASFRSGALTASLPTMTVTEPVVASVLGVFLLGEALRPGEAGWVTLVAAVAVMVVATAALARGQAASADEAVAPH; this comes from the coding sequence ATGGCCCGGGCAGATCTCGCGGCCCTGCTCGCGCTCGGCGCCGCGCTGTTCATCGCGTTCGGCGACGTCATCCACCAACGTCAGGCCCACGAGGTGACCGCCGAACCGGTCAGCCATATCGCCCTGTTCACCCGTCTGCTCAGGGACCGGCAGTGGTGGATCGGCAGCCTCGTCGCTGCGGTCGGGTTCGTGTTCCAGGCCGCCGCACTGGGTCTCGGCTCGGTTCTGCTGGTGCAGGCGCTGCTGGTGACGTCGCTGCTGTTCGCGCTGCCCATCAACGCGCGGGTGTCGCGGCGGCGGGTGACGCGCTGGGAATGGGTATGGGCCGTGCTGCTCGCCGTGTCGGTCGCCGTCATCGTGACCGTCGGCAACCCCACGGCCGGCCAGGCGCGGGCCTCGCTGGAGACGTGGACCGTGGTGATCCTGGTGCTCGGACCGGCACTGGTGCTGTGCGTGGTGGGCGCCAAAATGCTGCGCGGGCCGGCGAGCGCAGTGTTGCTGGCCCTGGTGTCCGGTGCGCTCTGGGGCGTCTTCGCAGTGCTGACGAAGGGGGTGGTGGACCGACTCGACGACGGCCTCTGGGCGCTGCTGCGAACGCCGGAACTGTACGTGTGGGCGCTGGTCGCCGTCGGGGGCACCGCGTGGCAGCAGGCGTCGTTCCGGTCCGGGGCGCTGACCGCCTCGCTGCCGACCATGACCGTGACCGAACCCGTGGTGGCTTCTGTGCTTGGCGTCTTCCTGCTCGGCGAGGCGCTGCGGCCGGGGGAGGCGGGTTGGGTGACGCTGGTCGCCGCCGTGGCCGTCATGGTCGTCGCCACCGCGGCGCTGGCGCGCGGCCAGGCGGCCTCCGCCGACGAGGCCGTCGCACCGCATTAG
- a CDS encoding amino acid ABC transporter ATP-binding protein — MISMQAVNKHFGSLHVLKDIDLEVDRGQVIVVLGPSGSGKSTLCRTINRLETIDSGTIAIDGEVLPAEGKKLAQLRSDVGMVFQSFNLFAHKTILDNVTLAPMKVRKLSKQQAREAAMALLDRVGVANQADKYPAQLSGGQQQRVAIARSLAMNPKVMLFDEPTSALDPEMINEVLNVMTSLAKEGMTMLVVTHEMGFARGAADRVVFMADGAIVESAEPTEFFTNPKSERAKDFLGKILHH; from the coding sequence ATGATCTCGATGCAGGCGGTCAACAAACACTTCGGCAGCCTCCATGTCCTCAAGGACATCGACCTCGAAGTCGATCGCGGTCAGGTGATCGTCGTGCTGGGCCCGTCGGGGTCGGGCAAGTCGACGTTGTGCCGCACGATCAATCGGCTCGAAACCATCGACTCGGGGACCATCGCGATCGACGGGGAGGTGCTGCCCGCCGAGGGTAAGAAGCTGGCACAGTTGCGCTCCGATGTCGGCATGGTGTTCCAGTCCTTCAACCTCTTCGCGCACAAGACGATCCTGGACAACGTGACGCTGGCGCCGATGAAGGTGCGCAAGTTGTCCAAGCAGCAGGCGCGCGAAGCCGCGATGGCGCTGCTGGACCGCGTCGGCGTGGCCAACCAGGCCGACAAATACCCGGCTCAGCTGTCCGGTGGCCAGCAACAGCGGGTCGCCATCGCCAGGTCGCTGGCGATGAACCCGAAAGTGATGCTGTTCGACGAGCCGACCAGCGCGCTGGATCCCGAGATGATCAACGAGGTGCTCAACGTGATGACCTCGTTGGCCAAGGAGGGGATGACCATGTTGGTCGTGACACACGAGATGGGATTCGCCCGCGGCGCCGCCGACCGGGTGGTGTTCATGGCCGACGGGGCGATCGTCGAATCGGCCGAACCGACCGAGTTCTTCACCAATCCGAAGTCCGAGCGGGCCAAGGACTTTCTCGGCAAGATCCTGCACCACTGA
- a CDS encoding acyl-CoA dehydrogenase family protein — protein MGGVVHYERTLFEPEHDLFRESYRAFLERHVAPHHEQWERDKIVDRDVWLEAGKQGFLGMAVPEEYGGGGNPDFRYNVIVTEETTAGRYSGIGYTLHNDVVAPYLLRLTTEEQKQRWLPKFCSGELITAIAMTEPGTGSDLQAIKTRAVKQGDQYILNGAKTFITNGINADLVIVVACTDPDKGALGFSLLVVERGMDGFERGRKLDKIGLDAQDTAELSFTDVKVPAENLLGEEGQGFIYLMQNLPQERIGIAVMAATAMESVLESTLEYTKERKAFGRPIGSQQNSRFLLAELATEATVVRMMVDGFIRLHLDGKLTAEQAAMAKWYSTEKQVHLIDRCLQLHGGYGYMREYPVARAYLDARVQTIYGGTTEIMKEIIGRSMGV, from the coding sequence ATGGGCGGAGTCGTCCACTACGAGCGCACCCTGTTCGAGCCCGAGCACGATCTCTTCCGGGAGTCCTATCGCGCCTTCCTCGAGCGTCACGTCGCGCCGCACCACGAGCAATGGGAACGAGACAAGATCGTCGATCGCGACGTCTGGCTCGAGGCCGGCAAGCAGGGCTTCCTCGGGATGGCCGTGCCGGAGGAGTACGGCGGCGGCGGAAACCCCGACTTCCGGTACAACGTGATCGTCACCGAGGAGACGACCGCGGGCCGATACAGCGGCATCGGGTACACGCTGCACAACGACGTCGTGGCGCCCTACCTGCTACGCCTGACCACCGAGGAGCAGAAACAGCGCTGGCTGCCGAAGTTCTGCAGCGGAGAGCTGATCACGGCGATCGCCATGACCGAGCCCGGCACCGGTAGCGACCTGCAGGCGATCAAGACCCGGGCGGTCAAGCAGGGGGACCAATACATCCTCAACGGCGCGAAGACCTTCATCACCAACGGCATCAACGCCGACCTGGTGATCGTGGTCGCCTGCACCGATCCGGACAAGGGCGCGCTGGGCTTCTCGCTGCTCGTCGTGGAGCGGGGCATGGATGGCTTCGAGCGCGGCCGCAAACTCGACAAGATCGGCCTGGACGCTCAGGACACCGCCGAGCTGTCGTTCACCGACGTGAAGGTGCCCGCGGAGAATCTCCTCGGCGAGGAGGGCCAGGGCTTCATCTATCTGATGCAGAACCTTCCGCAGGAGCGGATCGGGATCGCGGTGATGGCGGCGACTGCGATGGAGTCGGTGCTCGAGTCGACGCTCGAATACACCAAGGAGCGCAAGGCATTCGGGCGCCCGATCGGCAGCCAGCAGAACAGCCGGTTCCTGCTGGCCGAGCTGGCGACCGAGGCGACCGTGGTGCGCATGATGGTCGACGGGTTCATCCGGCTCCATCTCGACGGCAAGCTCACCGCCGAGCAGGCCGCGATGGCGAAATGGTATTCGACCGAGAAACAGGTCCATTTGATCGACCGCTGTCTGCAATTGCACGGCGGCTATGGCTATATGCGGGAATATCCCGTCGCGCGGGCTTATCTCGATGCTCGTGTGCAGACCATTTACGGTGGGACCACCGAGATCATGAAGGAGATCATCGGCCGCAGCATGGGCGTTTGA
- a CDS encoding Rv2732c family membrane protein, producing the protein MSVPDNGFDDFKGDIEAAERRVAGEIDPGARALVIAIGVFVLLVSFVLPHSGAARGLDVLIGSDAASAAGITLPSRVFMWLVLVFGVGFSMLALLTRRWALAWIALAGSTVATLLGLLAVWSRQTAAEQYPGPGLGLILAWIAIAVVTFHWARAVWARTALQLAAEEERKRAVAKRNKKGLLDGLDDDGSTES; encoded by the coding sequence ATGAGCGTTCCCGACAACGGATTCGACGACTTCAAGGGTGACATCGAGGCCGCCGAACGCCGCGTGGCCGGCGAGATCGACCCGGGCGCACGCGCCCTGGTGATCGCCATCGGCGTGTTCGTCCTGCTGGTGTCGTTCGTGCTGCCGCACAGCGGCGCCGCGCGCGGCCTGGACGTGCTCATCGGCAGTGACGCCGCCTCCGCGGCCGGCATAACCCTGCCCTCGCGCGTATTCATGTGGCTCGTATTGGTTTTCGGCGTCGGCTTCTCCATGTTGGCGTTGCTGACCCGGCGGTGGGCGCTGGCGTGGATCGCCCTGGCCGGGTCGACGGTGGCGACGCTGCTGGGTTTGCTGGCCGTGTGGTCCCGTCAAACCGCGGCCGAGCAGTACCCGGGACCCGGCCTGGGCCTCATCCTCGCCTGGATCGCCATCGCCGTGGTGACCTTCCACTGGGCGCGCGCAGTGTGGGCGCGCACGGCGTTGCAGTTGGCCGCCGAGGAGGAGCGCAAACGCGCGGTCGCGAAGCGGAACAAGAAGGGCCTGCTCGACGGTCTCGACGACGACGGTTCGACGGAAAGCTGA
- the miaA gene encoding tRNA (adenosine(37)-N6)-dimethylallyltransferase MiaA produces MTRPIAIIGPTGTGKSALALAVAEELSGEIGVEIVNADAMQLYRGMDIGTAKLPVHERRGIPHHQLDVLDVNETASVARYQQDAAADVEAIMARGAVPIVVGGSMMYVQSLLDEWTFPATDPAVRARWEQRLAEVGAAGLHGELARVDAAAAAAIRPGDGRRIVRALEVVELTGRPFAASSPAIGTPRWDTAIIGLDWHTTTLDARVAERTDTMFADGLVGEVRTLLGRGLREGVTASRALGYAQVIADLDAGGDGSAAREPTFVGTRRYVRRQRSWFRRDHRISWLNGAEPGLVAGTLRVWRHVS; encoded by the coding sequence ATGACGCGGCCGATCGCGATCATCGGCCCGACCGGCACCGGCAAGTCGGCGCTGGCGCTTGCGGTCGCCGAAGAGCTGAGCGGCGAGATCGGCGTCGAGATCGTCAACGCCGACGCGATGCAGCTCTACCGCGGCATGGACATCGGCACGGCGAAGCTCCCGGTCCACGAGCGGCGCGGGATCCCGCACCATCAGCTGGACGTGCTCGACGTGAACGAGACCGCCAGCGTCGCGCGCTACCAGCAGGATGCCGCCGCCGACGTGGAGGCGATCATGGCCCGCGGCGCGGTGCCGATCGTGGTCGGCGGCTCGATGATGTACGTCCAATCGCTACTCGACGAGTGGACGTTCCCGGCCACCGACCCGGCGGTGCGGGCCCGATGGGAGCAGCGCCTTGCCGAGGTCGGCGCTGCCGGCCTGCACGGCGAGCTGGCCCGCGTCGACGCCGCCGCCGCGGCGGCGATCCGGCCCGGCGACGGCCGGCGCATCGTGCGCGCGCTCGAGGTGGTCGAGCTGACCGGCCGGCCGTTCGCGGCGTCGTCGCCGGCGATCGGGACCCCGCGCTGGGACACTGCGATCATCGGGCTGGACTGGCACACAACCACTCTCGACGCGCGGGTGGCCGAGCGGACTGACACGATGTTCGCCGACGGGCTGGTCGGCGAGGTACGCACGTTGCTGGGCCGCGGACTCCGTGAGGGCGTCACCGCGTCGCGCGCGCTGGGCTACGCCCAGGTGATCGCCGACCTCGATGCGGGCGGGGACGGATCGGCCGCCCGTGAACCGACGTTCGTCGGGACCCGGCGCTACGTGCGCAGGCAACGATCCTGGTTCCGCCGCGACCACCGGATCAGTTGGCTGAACGGCGCCGAACCGGGTCTCGTCGCCGGGACGCTGCGGGTATGGCGGCACGTATCCTGA
- the miaB gene encoding tRNA (N6-isopentenyl adenosine(37)-C2)-methylthiotransferase MiaB has protein sequence MNVHDSERLAGLLEAAGYLKAGDGEDADVVVFNTCAVRENADNKLYGNLSHLAPRKQTDPDMQIAVGGCLAQKDRDAVLRRAPWVDVVFGTHNIGALPALLDRARHNRAAQVEIVEALQEFPSALPAARESAYAAWVSVSVGCNNTCTFCIVPALRGKEVDRSPADVLAEVRSLVDQGVVEVTLLGQNVNAYGVSFADPSQPRDRGAFAKLLGDCGRIDGLERVRFTSPHPAEFTDDVIEAMAETPNVCPTLHMPLQSGSDRILRAMRRSYRAERYLGIIDRVRAAIPHAAITTDLIVGFPGETEDDFQATLDVVERARFASAFTFQYSKRPGTPAAELADQVPKAVVAERYQRLIELQERISLEENRAQIGRVVEVLVAAGEGRKDASTARMSGRARDGRLVHFDPARLDIRPGDIVTATVTTAAPHHLIADSGVQSHRRTRAGDAHAAGRRPRTGVGLGMPGIGAPAQTSTSSECCR, from the coding sequence ATGAATGTGCACGACTCCGAGCGGCTCGCAGGGTTGCTGGAGGCCGCCGGCTACCTCAAGGCCGGTGACGGCGAGGACGCCGACGTCGTGGTGTTCAACACCTGCGCGGTACGGGAGAACGCCGACAACAAGCTCTACGGCAATCTGAGCCACCTCGCCCCGCGCAAGCAGACTGACCCCGACATGCAGATCGCCGTCGGCGGGTGCCTGGCGCAGAAGGACCGCGATGCGGTGCTACGCCGTGCGCCGTGGGTCGACGTAGTGTTCGGTACCCACAACATCGGCGCGTTGCCCGCGCTGCTGGACCGCGCCCGTCACAACCGGGCGGCGCAGGTCGAGATCGTCGAGGCGCTGCAGGAATTTCCGTCGGCGTTGCCGGCGGCGCGCGAATCAGCCTACGCGGCTTGGGTATCCGTCTCCGTCGGCTGCAACAACACGTGCACGTTCTGCATCGTGCCCGCGCTGCGCGGCAAGGAGGTCGACCGCAGTCCGGCCGACGTGCTGGCCGAGGTGCGGTCGCTGGTGGACCAGGGTGTGGTGGAGGTCACGCTGCTCGGCCAGAACGTCAACGCGTACGGGGTCTCGTTCGCCGACCCGTCCCAACCCCGCGACCGCGGCGCCTTCGCCAAGCTGCTCGGTGACTGCGGGCGCATCGACGGCCTGGAGCGGGTGCGCTTCACCTCACCGCATCCGGCCGAGTTCACCGACGACGTCATCGAGGCGATGGCCGAGACGCCGAATGTGTGCCCAACACTGCACATGCCGCTGCAGTCCGGGTCCGACCGCATCCTGCGCGCGATGCGCCGGTCCTACCGCGCCGAACGCTACCTGGGCATCATCGACCGCGTGCGCGCCGCCATTCCGCACGCGGCGATCACCACCGACCTCATCGTCGGGTTCCCGGGTGAGACCGAGGACGACTTCCAGGCCACACTCGACGTGGTGGAACGGGCGCGATTCGCGAGTGCCTTCACCTTCCAGTACTCGAAGCGGCCCGGCACACCGGCCGCCGAGCTGGCCGACCAGGTGCCCAAAGCCGTTGTCGCCGAGCGTTATCAGCGCCTCATCGAGTTGCAGGAACGGATCTCTCTTGAGGAGAACCGCGCACAGATCGGCCGCGTCGTCGAGGTGCTCGTCGCCGCCGGGGAAGGCCGCAAGGATGCCAGCACCGCACGCATGTCGGGCCGTGCCCGCGACGGCAGGCTGGTGCACTTCGACCCGGCGAGGCTCGACATCCGCCCCGGCGACATCGTCACCGCCACCGTCACGACCGCCGCACCGCACCACCTGATCGCCGACTCCGGGGTTCAGTCGCATCGGCGCACACGCGCCGGCGACGCACACGCCGCCGGCCGCCGGCCTCGCACGGGTGTCGGCCTCGGGATGCCCGGCATCGGAGCGCCCGCCCAGACCTCCACATCGAGCGAGTGCTGCCGATGA
- the mbp1 gene encoding microaggregate-binding protein 1: MSNDNKNNSGPEEGIKGVVEGVKGKAKEVIGAVAGRDDLYREGQAQQDKADAQRNAAQKEAEAESARAAAKTAEKKQESEQQ; the protein is encoded by the coding sequence ATGTCGAACGACAACAAGAACAACAGCGGCCCCGAAGAGGGCATCAAGGGCGTCGTCGAAGGCGTGAAGGGCAAGGCCAAAGAGGTGATCGGTGCCGTCGCCGGTCGCGACGACCTCTACCGCGAGGGCCAGGCGCAACAGGACAAGGCCGACGCGCAGCGCAATGCCGCGCAGAAGGAAGCCGAGGCCGAGAGCGCTCGGGCGGCGGCCAAGACCGCCGAGAAGAAGCAGGAGTCCGAACAGCAGTAA